The Paenibacillus sophorae genome has a segment encoding these proteins:
- the nifK gene encoding nitrogenase molybdenum-iron protein subunit beta, translating to MSKEKLNIPDYNTLFTEERYVQQRENKKQFEAPCSDQEKAEALAYSKSAEYMEKNFDRKAVVINPHKACQPLGSVMAALGFEKTLPFVHGSQGCNSYFRSHLSRHFKEPTPAVSSSMTEDAAVFGGMSNMIDGLQNAVALYKPEMVAVCTTCMAEVIGDDLTAFIGNARQKGAIAEDFPVTYANTPSFIGSHVTGYDAMIKSILNQLFDRSGLTAAPGTGEEGEKLNVLLGFEPYTGNFAEIRKILNAFDTKYTILGDHSGNYDSPATGEYEYYYGGTKLADVPKAANALGSLVLQKYTLKKTQEYISGTWKQQVSSLSTPLGVKATDKLLAAISELTGLPVPASLTEERGRVVDAYADSHPYLHGKRVALAGDPDLLLGLIGFCLEVGMEPVHILCSNGDVEFDGKKWKLEVEELLASSPYGSEATVYVGKDLWHLRSLLLNDPVDLAIGSSHVKFAAKDAGVPLVRVGFPIFDRHHMHRNPIIGYQGALNLLTLIVNIVLDQLDNNESGFGDLVR from the coding sequence ATGAGCAAGGAAAAATTGAATATTCCGGACTATAACACCTTGTTTACGGAAGAACGCTATGTACAACAACGTGAGAACAAGAAGCAATTTGAAGCGCCTTGCAGTGATCAGGAAAAAGCAGAAGCGCTCGCTTACTCCAAATCCGCGGAGTACATGGAAAAGAACTTCGATCGTAAAGCGGTCGTTATCAATCCTCACAAAGCTTGCCAACCGCTCGGGTCGGTTATGGCAGCACTCGGATTCGAAAAAACGCTGCCGTTCGTACACGGTTCCCAAGGCTGTAACTCTTACTTCCGCAGCCATCTGAGCCGTCACTTTAAAGAACCTACGCCGGCCGTTTCCTCCTCGATGACTGAGGATGCAGCTGTATTCGGCGGCATGAGCAACATGATCGACGGTCTGCAAAATGCAGTTGCTCTGTACAAACCGGAAATGGTAGCCGTATGTACCACTTGTATGGCGGAAGTTATTGGTGACGACCTGACAGCTTTTATTGGCAATGCTCGTCAAAAAGGCGCAATCGCCGAAGATTTCCCTGTTACGTATGCCAACACGCCTAGCTTCATCGGCTCGCACGTTACTGGGTATGACGCAATGATCAAGAGCATTCTGAACCAGCTGTTTGACCGTTCCGGCCTGACTGCTGCTCCGGGTACTGGCGAAGAAGGCGAGAAGCTGAACGTGCTGCTCGGATTCGAGCCTTATACAGGCAACTTTGCGGAAATCCGCAAAATCCTGAACGCTTTCGATACGAAGTACACGATTCTCGGCGATCACAGCGGCAACTACGATTCCCCGGCTACTGGCGAATACGAGTACTACTATGGCGGAACGAAGCTAGCCGATGTTCCGAAAGCTGCTAACGCGCTGGGTTCACTTGTACTGCAAAAATACACGCTGAAGAAGACTCAAGAATATATCAGCGGAACCTGGAAACAACAAGTTTCCTCCTTGTCCACTCCGCTTGGCGTAAAAGCTACGGATAAGCTGCTCGCAGCTATCAGCGAACTGACTGGACTTCCGGTTCCGGCATCGCTCACCGAAGAACGCGGACGCGTGGTTGACGCTTACGCCGACAGCCATCCTTATCTGCATGGCAAACGCGTTGCTCTTGCCGGTGACCCTGACCTGCTGCTTGGACTTATCGGATTCTGTCTGGAGGTTGGCATGGAGCCGGTTCACATTCTGTGCTCGAACGGCGATGTGGAATTCGACGGCAAGAAGTGGAAGCTTGAAGTTGAAGAACTGCTGGCATCCAGCCCTTACGGTTCCGAAGCAACTGTCTATGTGGGCAAAGACCTTTGGCACCTGCGTTCGCTGCTGCTTAACGATCCGGTTGACCTGGCCATCGGCAGCTCGCACGTTAAATTCGCCGCCAAGGATGCGGGAGTACCGCTGGTCCGTGTAGGCTTCCCGATCTTTGACCGTCATCATATGCATCGTAATCCGATTATCGGCTACCAAGGAGCACTGAATCTGCTGACCTTGATTGTCAATATTGTCCTCGATCAGTTGGACAACAACGAGTCCGGTTTCGGTGATTTGGTTCGCTAA
- the nifD gene encoding nitrogenase molybdenum-iron protein alpha chain — translation MGLDIEANKKLVEDILEAYPDKAKKDRKKHFQINTEETKESCSCSLKSNIKSRPGVMTPRGCSYAGSKGVVWGPIKDMVHISHGPVGCGQYSWGTRRNYANGTLGIDNFTAMQITSDFQETDIVFGGDKKLEIICREIKEMFPLAKGISVQSECPVGLIGDDIEAVSKKMAKELEMPVVPVRCEGFRGVSQSLGHHIANDAIRDFVMGKADLAETGPYDVNIIGDYNIGGDAWASRILLEEMGLRVIAQWSGDGTLNELEIAHKAKMNLIHCHRSMNYMVDHMEKAYGIPWMEYNFFGPSKTYESLRAIAAKFDATIQENCEKVIAKYKPQMDAIIGKYRPRLEGKKVMLLIGGLRSRHTIGAYEDLGMEIVATGYEFAHKDDYERTFPDMKVGSIIMDDPTAYELEELAQKLNIDLMGSGVKEKYVYHKMGIPFRQMHSWDYSGPYHGFDGFKIFAKDMDMTVNNPIWSLIDKKEKVQPEGASV, via the coding sequence ATGGGACTGGATATTGAGGCGAACAAAAAGTTAGTTGAGGATATACTGGAAGCCTATCCCGATAAAGCAAAAAAAGACCGTAAGAAGCATTTTCAGATTAATACTGAAGAGACTAAGGAATCCTGCAGTTGCTCCCTGAAATCGAACATTAAATCCCGTCCAGGTGTAATGACGCCACGCGGTTGCTCCTATGCCGGTTCCAAAGGCGTGGTATGGGGACCAATCAAGGATATGGTTCATATCTCTCACGGCCCGGTTGGTTGCGGACAATACAGCTGGGGTACTCGCCGCAACTATGCGAACGGTACGCTTGGCATCGACAACTTCACAGCTATGCAAATCACAAGTGATTTCCAAGAGACAGACATCGTCTTTGGCGGCGACAAGAAGCTGGAAATCATCTGCCGTGAGATCAAGGAAATGTTCCCGCTGGCTAAAGGTATCTCTGTTCAATCCGAATGTCCGGTCGGTCTGATCGGCGACGATATTGAAGCTGTATCCAAAAAAATGGCCAAAGAACTGGAAATGCCAGTTGTTCCAGTCCGTTGCGAAGGTTTCCGCGGCGTCAGCCAATCGCTTGGTCACCATATTGCGAACGACGCTATCCGCGACTTTGTAATGGGTAAAGCGGATCTGGCCGAAACCGGTCCTTACGATGTAAATATCATCGGTGACTATAACATCGGCGGTGACGCATGGGCTTCCCGTATCCTGCTGGAAGAAATGGGTCTGCGCGTAATCGCTCAATGGTCCGGTGACGGCACTCTGAACGAGCTGGAAATCGCCCACAAAGCGAAGATGAACCTGATTCACTGCCACCGTTCCATGAACTACATGGTTGATCATATGGAGAAAGCTTACGGTATTCCGTGGATGGAGTACAACTTCTTCGGACCGTCGAAAACTTACGAGAGCCTGCGCGCGATCGCTGCCAAGTTCGACGCAACGATCCAAGAAAACTGCGAGAAGGTTATCGCAAAATACAAGCCGCAAATGGATGCCATCATTGGCAAATACAGACCGCGTCTGGAAGGCAAAAAGGTTATGCTTCTGATCGGCGGCCTGCGTTCCCGTCATACGATTGGCGCATACGAAGATCTGGGCATGGAAATCGTTGCTACCGGCTACGAGTTTGCTCATAAAGATGACTATGAAAGAACCTTCCCTGATATGAAGGTAGGATCGATTATTATGGACGATCCGACAGCATACGAATTGGAAGAGCTCGCTCAAAAACTGAACATCGACCTTATGGGATCGGGTGTTAAGGAAAAATACGTATACCACAAAATGGGTATTCCGTTCCGTCAAATGCACTCGTGGGATTACAGCGGTCCGTACCATGGCTTCGACGGCTTCAAGATTTTTGCCAAGGACATGGATATGACCGTGAACAACCCAATATGGAGTTTGATTGACAAGAAAGAAAAAGTACAGCCAGAGGGGGCGAGCGTATGA
- the nifH gene encoding nitrogenase iron protein, translating to MSKKPRQIAFYGKGGIGKSTTSQNTLAQLATTFGQKIMIVGCDPKADSTRLILNTKAQQTVLHMAAELGSVEDLELEDVVATGFGDILCVESGGPEPGVGCAGRGIITSINFLEEQGAYDGMDFISYDVLGDVVCGGFAMPIRENKAQEIYIVCSGEMMAMYAANNIARGILKYAQSGSVRLGGLICNSRNTDREDELIMELARRLNTQMIHFVPRDNVVQHAELRRMTVTQYNPEHNQANEYKQLADKILHNEMLNIPTPIEMDELEQLLIDFGVVEDEETALKKLEAAGH from the coding sequence ATGAGTAAGAAACCAAGACAAATCGCATTTTACGGTAAAGGCGGTATCGGTAAATCCACGACTTCCCAGAACACTTTGGCACAGCTGGCAACCACTTTTGGCCAAAAAATCATGATCGTAGGCTGTGACCCTAAAGCCGACTCCACTCGTCTGATCCTGAACACGAAAGCTCAACAAACTGTACTTCACATGGCCGCTGAATTGGGTTCGGTAGAAGACCTCGAACTCGAAGACGTAGTAGCAACCGGCTTTGGCGACATCCTCTGCGTTGAGTCCGGCGGTCCGGAACCAGGCGTAGGCTGCGCAGGCCGCGGCATCATCACTTCCATCAACTTCCTGGAAGAGCAAGGCGCTTATGACGGTATGGACTTCATCTCCTACGACGTACTGGGTGACGTTGTATGCGGCGGTTTCGCAATGCCTATCCGCGAGAACAAAGCACAAGAGATCTACATCGTCTGTTCCGGTGAAATGATGGCTATGTACGCTGCCAACAACATCGCACGCGGTATCCTGAAGTATGCACAAAGCGGCAGTGTTCGTCTGGGCGGCCTGATCTGTAACAGCCGTAACACCGACCGTGAAGATGAGCTGATCATGGAACTTGCGCGTCGTCTGAACACGCAAATGATCCACTTCGTACCTCGTGACAACGTCGTACAACATGCCGAGCTGAGAAGAATGACGGTTACTCAATACAACCCTGAGCACAACCAAGCCAACGAATACAAGCAACTGGCTGACAAAATCCTGCACAACGAAATGCTGAACATTCCGACTCCGATCGAAATGGACGAACTGGAACAACTGCTGATCGATTTCGGTGTGGTAGAAGACGAAGAAACAGCTCTCAAGAAGCTGGAAGCTGCTGGTCACTAA
- the nifB gene encoding nitrogenase cofactor biosynthesis protein NifB, which produces MKPQPTSCSSSAAEDEISRHPCYSEEAHRFFARMHIPVAPACNIQCNYCNRKFDCVNESRPGVVSEVLTPEQAERKVKGVAAQLMQLSVVGIAGPGDPLANADKTFDTFARVKKHVPDVMTCLSTNGLTLYRHIDRIVELGIGHVTITINAIDPDVGKEIYPWVFDEGVRYEGREAAALLISRQLQGVEELAKRGILVKVNSILIPGVNDKHLVEVSKKVKELGATLHNVTPLIIAPGSQYEKDGRKAPHPKELNQLQEQLSEGGTKLMRHCRQCRADAVGLLGQDRNQDFQLETMEADPVIDLDAREQFQQELDSKIRQRLIAKENRRTILDENKKTRVAVASRGGDKVNQHFGHATEFMIFDTDGAEVKFIGIRKIQAYCHGTADCNGDKDETLQEITSILSDCRILLSSGIGDAPRAVLNKAGVLPLVRKGGIQEAILESVKYGSYFENINISKG; this is translated from the coding sequence ATGAAGCCGCAGCCGACGTCGTGTTCATCAAGTGCAGCAGAGGACGAGATCAGTCGCCACCCTTGCTACAGCGAGGAAGCCCATCGGTTTTTTGCCAGGATGCATATCCCGGTTGCTCCCGCCTGCAACATTCAATGCAACTACTGCAACCGTAAATTCGACTGCGTGAACGAAAGCAGACCTGGGGTTGTCAGTGAGGTGCTCACTCCGGAACAAGCGGAGCGGAAAGTAAAAGGTGTAGCAGCACAGCTCATGCAGCTGTCGGTGGTCGGCATAGCCGGACCAGGCGATCCGCTTGCAAATGCGGATAAGACTTTCGATACATTTGCGAGAGTCAAGAAGCATGTACCCGACGTGATGACCTGTCTCAGCACCAACGGCCTTACACTATACCGGCACATCGATCGGATCGTGGAACTGGGGATCGGACATGTAACGATTACGATCAACGCCATCGACCCTGATGTCGGTAAAGAGATTTATCCATGGGTATTTGATGAAGGAGTGCGTTACGAAGGAAGAGAAGCCGCCGCTCTGCTGATCAGCCGTCAGCTTCAAGGCGTGGAGGAACTGGCTAAGCGAGGCATTCTCGTCAAAGTCAACTCGATTCTGATTCCGGGGGTCAACGACAAGCATCTGGTTGAAGTATCAAAGAAAGTCAAGGAGCTCGGCGCGACGCTTCATAATGTAACGCCGCTGATTATCGCTCCTGGCAGCCAGTATGAGAAAGACGGACGCAAGGCTCCTCATCCAAAAGAACTGAACCAGTTGCAAGAGCAGCTGAGCGAGGGCGGAACCAAGCTGATGCGCCATTGCCGTCAGTGCCGCGCCGATGCGGTTGGGCTGCTCGGCCAGGACCGTAATCAGGATTTCCAACTGGAGACGATGGAAGCCGATCCTGTTATCGACCTCGACGCTAGAGAACAGTTCCAACAGGAGCTCGATAGCAAAATCCGTCAGCGCCTTATCGCGAAGGAGAACCGCCGAACCATTCTTGACGAGAACAAGAAGACCAGAGTCGCGGTTGCTTCCAGAGGCGGGGACAAGGTCAACCAGCATTTTGGCCATGCGACGGAATTCATGATTTTTGATACCGACGGCGCCGAAGTGAAATTCATCGGGATCCGGAAGATACAGGCATACTGCCACGGCACAGCCGATTGCAATGGAGACAAAGACGAAACGCTTCAAGAGATCACCTCGATCCTCAGCGATTGCCGGATTCTTCTCAGCTCCGGTATCGGCGACGCGCCCCGCGCGGTGCTGAACAAAGCAGGCGTACTGCCCCTGGTCCGCAAAGGCGGAATACAGGAAGCTATACTTGAAAGTGTGAAATACGGTTCCTATTTTGAAAATATTAATATATCGAAGGGATGA
- a CDS encoding TerC family protein — translation MDLGLLLEYGWVLLVLVGLEGLLAADNALVLAIMVKHLPEETRKKALFYGLFGAFIFRFGSLFVISFLVDIWQVQAIGAIYLLFIAANHIIRKIIASKKPVTEEAAESGAKEDADKKKGGFWLTVFKVELADIAFAVDSILAAVALAVALPPSGLPAIGGLDGGVFLVIFAGGFIGLVIMRFAASFFVKLLHSRPGLEVAAFVIVGWVGVKLSVITLAHPSLGILSEDFAHSTLWKATFYIVLVLIAAIGWFMSKHTTEENKGVNPVRELDKQLGK, via the coding sequence ATGGATTTGGGATTACTATTGGAATATGGCTGGGTACTGCTTGTTCTTGTGGGGTTGGAAGGGCTGCTCGCCGCGGACAATGCATTGGTGCTGGCAATCATGGTAAAACATCTTCCTGAGGAAACAAGGAAAAAGGCGCTCTTTTACGGGCTGTTCGGGGCGTTCATCTTCAGGTTCGGCTCGCTGTTCGTCATTTCGTTCCTGGTGGACATCTGGCAGGTGCAGGCGATCGGGGCGATCTATCTGCTGTTTATAGCGGCCAATCATATCATCCGCAAAATCATTGCTTCAAAGAAGCCGGTAACGGAAGAAGCCGCGGAAAGCGGCGCAAAGGAAGACGCGGACAAAAAGAAAGGCGGTTTCTGGCTGACCGTCTTCAAGGTGGAGCTGGCTGACATCGCCTTTGCCGTCGACTCGATTCTCGCCGCGGTCGCTCTGGCCGTCGCGCTTCCGCCAAGCGGTCTTCCCGCAATCGGCGGACTCGACGGAGGTGTGTTCCTCGTTATTTTTGCCGGGGGCTTTATCGGACTGGTTATCATGCGCTTTGCCGCCTCTTTCTTCGTCAAGCTTCTTCATTCCCGTCCGGGACTTGAAGTTGCGGCCTTCGTTATCGTCGGCTGGGTTGGCGTCAAGCTATCTGTCATTACACTTGCGCATCCTTCGCTCGGTATATTGTCCGAGGATTTCGCGCATAGCACCTTGTGGAAAGCGACTTTCTATATCGTCCTCGTCCTCATTGCCGCTATCGGTTGGTTCATGAGCAAGCATACTACCGAAGAGAATAAAGGTGTAAATCCAGTCCGCGAACTGGATAAGCAGCTTGGGAAATAA
- the rlmN gene encoding 23S rRNA (adenine(2503)-C(2))-methyltransferase RlmN produces MSKTSIYGLTFDQLAAWLLDRGHRKFRALQVWDWLYIKRVTDFSQMEDVHPDALQQLDEHFSIRTLTEHVKQESIDGTVKFLFRLPDGNLIETVLMRQKYGLAVCVTTQVGCNIGCSFCASGLLSKSRDLSSGEIVEQIMQVQLNLDRTGKGEAVSHIVVMGIGEPFDNFENMIDFLLIIKHQKGLDIAGRHITVSTSGLADKIIEFADRNLQVNLAISLHAPNNELRTRIMKINRAIPIEKLMHAIGYYLEKTKRRTTLEYILLRDVNDQQEHALELAKLIAGYGPLVNVNLIPYNPVDEHSEYQRSDRETIRAFFDTLKKQGVSVSTRLEQGTDIDAACGQLRSKQIKASALG; encoded by the coding sequence ATGAGCAAAACTTCCATCTATGGATTGACCTTTGATCAGCTGGCGGCATGGCTGCTGGACCGCGGACACCGTAAATTCCGGGCTCTGCAGGTGTGGGATTGGCTGTATATAAAGCGGGTAACGGATTTTTCGCAAATGGAAGATGTGCATCCGGACGCCTTGCAGCAGTTGGACGAGCATTTTTCCATTCGGACCTTGACCGAGCACGTAAAGCAGGAGTCGATAGACGGTACGGTTAAGTTTCTGTTCCGCCTGCCGGACGGTAATTTGATCGAGACGGTATTAATGCGGCAAAAATACGGGCTGGCTGTTTGCGTAACGACCCAGGTCGGCTGCAATATCGGGTGCAGCTTCTGTGCAAGCGGGCTTTTGTCCAAGAGCCGGGACTTGTCTTCCGGGGAGATTGTGGAGCAGATTATGCAGGTACAGCTGAATCTGGACCGTACGGGGAAGGGTGAAGCGGTAAGCCACATTGTCGTCATGGGCATCGGGGAGCCGTTTGACAATTTTGAAAATATGATAGATTTTCTGCTGATTATCAAGCATCAGAAGGGGCTGGACATCGCCGGACGGCATATCACCGTCTCGACCAGCGGCCTTGCGGACAAAATCATTGAATTTGCCGACCGCAACCTTCAGGTGAATCTGGCCATTTCCCTGCACGCGCCGAATAATGAGCTTCGCACCCGCATCATGAAGATCAACCGCGCCATTCCGATCGAGAAACTGATGCATGCGATTGGCTACTATTTAGAGAAGACGAAGCGGAGAACGACGCTGGAGTATATTTTGCTGCGGGATGTGAACGACCAGCAGGAACATGCGCTGGAACTGGCCAAGCTAATCGCCGGTTATGGCCCGCTCGTCAATGTAAACTTGATTCCGTATAACCCGGTGGATGAGCACAGCGAATATCAGCGCAGCGACCGGGAGACGATTCGGGCTTTCTTCGATACGCTGAAAAAACAGGGCGTGAGCGTCAGCACTCGTCTGGAGCAGGGAACGGACATTGATGCAGCCTGCGGACAACTGCGCAGCAAGCAGATTAAGGCATCGGCGCTGGGATAA
- a CDS encoding S-layer homology domain-containing protein, with product MKKKHIRTPGFTVKSALTGMVAFTLVMPAGLAAAASSSVTLVAQPVSLNAPAEKSQNAAASAKTADADPAKVKFTKEQAISKLKELFPILADAEVTNVELGITNSFPAPSNQMIWNIQWNYQKGNSGYGFSSQVDAVNGDLISTSLYFSDRQQNQSYYPPEITREQALEKAKAFISKAAPSLSINDLELQDGIDYMSNLALFGPVQYGFTFSVIKNGITSPLENVNMVVAADGSVRQFNKSPEHWNYPAVTASLSQAKAEQTFSDQFDVELVYMPVYKNGGGNSWILGWRPTERALYAIDALTGKRLNTSGAESTVTTSVYSDVPQATSRFTPRTAATEITSDEAAKLVKQVVSIPAARKLVSSSLGSDYTDTDRKIWRLNWTDNESLKTGYPSQSYAEVDAITGQILSFNENRYPVPPGAQEANKPKGKETNATRQQARNKAIALVNLLYPNAAGNLKLVEREDTAGEGAGFTFQFLRFYKGVPVSDGGLTLVLDHTGALKTYNVPRTTDLGKAGVDLSAVKVAKAEARAQTFDRYKVKLQYGSFGGFGGYGGYTVAGYNEPKIKLVYSPVLADPANVPEVIDAVTGKLTAQYEVPGQLKKAASASDIQGHAAEQALSTLVKYNILVPDQDGKVNPDSEITAGDWLTWISKAVTPYFGGYNNGTEPKPVAGVSPENPYYNAVSYAVQNQWIDPGSTFQADTKLTREGFAVLLTSIVKYNKISAFLQADPVLAQFGDAASITRKGEVAVAVKLGLLQGENGKFNPADTVTKAEAATVMMKLVELQGKTDQAIGQPIY from the coding sequence TTGAAGAAAAAGCATATCCGTACCCCAGGCTTCACAGTAAAATCCGCATTAACCGGAATGGTGGCATTTACTCTTGTGATGCCTGCAGGATTAGCCGCTGCGGCCTCTTCTTCCGTTACCCTCGTAGCCCAGCCTGTTTCCCTCAATGCGCCTGCCGAAAAATCCCAGAATGCCGCGGCATCTGCGAAGACGGCCGATGCAGACCCTGCTAAGGTCAAGTTTACGAAAGAACAGGCGATCTCCAAGCTGAAAGAGTTGTTTCCCATCTTGGCGGATGCGGAAGTAACAAATGTGGAACTGGGTATTACCAATTCGTTCCCTGCGCCATCCAATCAAATGATATGGAACATTCAGTGGAATTACCAGAAGGGCAATAGCGGATATGGCTTCAGCAGCCAGGTGGACGCCGTTAATGGAGACCTGATCAGTACATCTCTCTATTTTTCGGACCGTCAGCAGAACCAGAGTTATTATCCGCCCGAGATCACCAGGGAACAGGCGCTGGAGAAAGCCAAAGCTTTTATCTCCAAAGCGGCTCCCTCCCTTTCGATTAACGATTTGGAACTGCAGGACGGCATTGATTACATGAGTAATCTTGCACTTTTTGGCCCCGTGCAATACGGGTTTACTTTTAGCGTTATTAAGAACGGCATCACTTCCCCGCTTGAAAATGTCAACATGGTCGTTGCAGCGGACGGCAGCGTAAGGCAGTTCAACAAATCGCCGGAGCATTGGAACTACCCTGCGGTTACAGCTTCGCTTTCACAGGCTAAGGCGGAGCAGACATTCAGCGACCAGTTTGATGTGGAACTTGTTTATATGCCTGTCTACAAGAATGGCGGAGGCAACAGCTGGATCCTGGGCTGGCGGCCGACCGAGCGGGCGCTGTATGCCATCGATGCCTTGACGGGAAAACGGCTGAATACTTCTGGCGCGGAAAGTACGGTCACAACCTCCGTTTACAGCGATGTTCCGCAAGCAACGAGCCGCTTTACTCCCAGAACCGCCGCTACAGAAATAACGAGCGATGAAGCGGCCAAACTGGTTAAGCAAGTCGTTTCGATTCCAGCTGCGAGAAAGCTGGTATCCAGTTCACTGGGCAGCGATTATACGGACACGGACCGGAAGATTTGGAGACTGAACTGGACGGATAACGAGTCTCTCAAGACCGGTTACCCCTCTCAATCTTACGCCGAGGTTGACGCCATTACCGGGCAAATTCTGAGTTTTAATGAAAATCGATATCCAGTCCCGCCTGGCGCCCAGGAAGCCAACAAGCCGAAGGGCAAGGAAACTAACGCGACGCGGCAGCAGGCCAGGAATAAGGCGATCGCCCTGGTCAACCTCCTGTATCCTAACGCCGCCGGCAATCTGAAGCTGGTCGAACGGGAAGATACCGCCGGCGAAGGAGCGGGCTTCACCTTCCAATTCCTTCGCTTTTATAAAGGGGTTCCGGTTAGCGATGGCGGTCTGACGCTTGTGCTCGACCATACCGGCGCACTGAAGACTTATAACGTTCCTCGGACAACAGATCTTGGGAAAGCGGGAGTCGACCTGTCTGCAGTGAAGGTTGCGAAGGCAGAGGCGCGGGCTCAGACTTTTGACCGCTATAAGGTGAAGCTGCAGTATGGAAGCTTCGGAGGCTTCGGAGGTTACGGAGGCTATACCGTTGCCGGTTACAACGAGCCGAAGATCAAGCTTGTATATTCGCCCGTACTTGCAGATCCCGCGAACGTCCCGGAAGTCATTGACGCGGTTACCGGCAAGCTGACGGCTCAATATGAGGTGCCCGGCCAATTGAAGAAAGCAGCCTCCGCTTCCGACATTCAAGGACATGCGGCCGAGCAGGCGCTGTCGACATTGGTGAAATACAATATTCTCGTACCGGATCAGGATGGTAAAGTGAATCCCGATTCCGAGATTACCGCAGGAGACTGGCTGACTTGGATATCCAAAGCGGTTACGCCTTATTTTGGGGGATATAATAACGGAACCGAACCTAAGCCGGTTGCGGGCGTCAGTCCGGAAAACCCATATTATAATGCGGTCTCCTACGCTGTGCAGAACCAGTGGATCGATCCAGGCAGCACGTTCCAAGCGGACACCAAGCTGACACGCGAGGGATTTGCGGTCCTCTTGACTTCCATTGTTAAATACAACAAGATTTCCGCCTTCTTACAGGCAGATCCGGTCTTGGCCCAATTTGGTGACGCCGCCTCGATCACCCGCAAGGGCGAAGTTGCTGTCGCTGTGAAGCTTGGGCTTCTCCAGGGAGAGAACGGCAAATTTAATCCGGCTGACACCGTAACCAAGGCCGAAGCGGCTACGGTAATGATGAAGCTGGTGGAACTCCAGGGCAAGACGGACCAGGCTATCGGACAGCCCATTTACTAA
- a CDS encoding ABC transporter permease, whose product MVKKTGYHYILRLLLVFLGINVVWYAAALLINMPILPSPFAVYASLFRLGYVETWLNIGYSLFRVFAGMLLALLLGLLIGLLMGRSAFWNKLLDPVVYLTYPVPKIALLPVVMLFFGLGEISKILMIMLILIFQVIISARDGIKAIPGSAYEVLSSIGASALHKFWHVTLPGALSVILSTVRISLGTAISVLFFTEIYGTEHGMGFFIMDSWQRLDYPGMYAGILLFSLVGFILFLLVDVLDHIFMKWRRS is encoded by the coding sequence ATGGTAAAAAAAACGGGCTATCATTATATCTTACGGCTATTGCTTGTATTCTTGGGGATCAATGTGGTCTGGTATGCCGCAGCTCTGCTCATCAACATGCCGATTCTGCCGAGCCCCTTTGCAGTTTACGCGTCCTTGTTCCGGCTTGGGTACGTGGAGACCTGGTTGAATATCGGATACAGTCTGTTCCGCGTATTTGCCGGAATGCTGCTCGCGCTTCTGCTCGGCTTGCTGATCGGCCTTCTCATGGGACGTTCTGCATTCTGGAATAAGCTTCTCGACCCCGTCGTCTACCTAACGTATCCCGTGCCCAAAATTGCCCTGCTGCCGGTCGTTATGCTGTTTTTCGGACTTGGGGAAATCTCCAAAATACTGATGATCATGCTGATTCTAATCTTTCAGGTCATTATCTCCGCACGCGACGGCATAAAAGCGATCCCGGGTAGTGCCTACGAAGTACTGTCCAGCATCGGAGCAAGCGCGCTGCATAAATTTTGGCATGTGACGCTGCCTGGGGCGCTGTCGGTCATTCTCAGTACGGTCCGCATTTCACTCGGCACTGCCATTTCGGTGCTGTTTTTTACCGAGATTTACGGAACGGAGCACGGAATGGGCTTTTTTATTATGGATTCATGGCAGCGTCTGGACTACCCCGGAATGTATGCGGGCATACTGCTGTTCAGTCTCGTTGGCTTTATTCTTTTTCTGCTGGTTGATGTGCTGGATCATATCTTTATGAAATGGCGCAGGTCCTGA